In the genome of Drosophila pseudoobscura strain MV-25-SWS-2005 chromosome 3, UCI_Dpse_MV25, whole genome shotgun sequence, one region contains:
- the fidipidine gene encoding coiled-coil domain-containing protein 93: MANRDVFSKILPNVKLATRYDEDGREVQVESREDSDATAKQQDTFDILVDAGYYRARIKGLSAFDKVVGGMTWCIECADYDVDVDLLFHESLSIGQKIALVEKIVSVLIDMKCPHSLEPHQVQGLEFLAIHPVIQWLVKTSVENRAVRGHRLKKFAIGEFHNHYQYKSDKDNLTKIRLASANIKTIQDLYSPFRMYQRQETAEDDEVSRVRMTLLEYGDPGPTFKASAGRTAGLVADEADEPLVLEQYLRTLSLAKADLKGTQKRIDLDPTARHALQLHYAEFKLEMETDTQELKTQNQQKRLEAAKIALEHKVKRFCKDNEQLEEAEKEQSQKTEEKEEQLKTLKAELKTHKETEESADSKLLEKVKTLLRQHDELKKSEAEFKESCRTDLANLQQQIDELEAFSAQDAEAQAAALAGEEKRLKDLRLKVAKRNRGIVAIERKLDAIPDRTELAQYQRRFHELYNEMSGKHLETKQYYILYNTLNDKKRYLEKELTMLNSICEAYNEGMMSPHGREDFIRQFETIVDGVKSAQDKVRHKYNEERMRRDELNEELQSLLELQRQYASAVKQLTRECQRCEQLQQHLKSIKSRTQS, encoded by the exons TCGACATTCTAGTGGACGCCGGCTACTATCGGGCCCGCATCAAAGGCCTGTCCGCCTTCGACAAGGTTGTGGGCGGCATGACTTGGTGCATCGAATGCGCCGACTATGACGTGGACGTGGATCTGCTCTTCCACGAAAGTCTATCGATTGGCCAAAAAAT AGCTCTCGTGGAAAAGATTGTTTCGGTTCTGATCGATATGAAATGTCCACATAGCTTGGAGCCGCATCAAGTGCAGGGTCTGGAGTTTTTAGCCATTCATCCCGTCATCCAGTGGCTAGTGAAGACTTCG GTGGAAAACCGAGCTGTGCGTGGACACCGCTTGAAGAAATTTGCTATTGGGGAGTTCCACAATCATTATCAGTATAAAAGCGACAAAGACAATCTGACCAAAATACGTCTTGCCTCTGCCAATATAAAGACGATTCAGGATCTCTACAGCCCATTTAGGATGTACCAACGCCAGGAAACAGCTGAAGATGATGAAGTATCGCGGGTGCGCATGACGCTACTTGAGTACGGAGATCCAGGGCCGACGTTCAAGGCAAGCGCAGGCCGCACGGCAGGGTTGGTCGCCGACGAGGCAGATGAG CCACTTGTTCTGGAGCAGTACCTTCGCACCCTATCGCTGGCTAAAGCAGACTTGAAGGGCACTCAGAAACGTATAGATCTCGATCCCACTGCGCGGCATGCACTACAGCTGCACTATGCGGAATTTAAGCTGGAAATGGAAACCGATACGCAGGAACTGAAGACACAAAATCAACAGAAGCGCCTAGAGGCAGCCAAAATTGCGTTGGAGCATAAGGTGAAACGCTTCTGCAAAGACAATGAGCAACTTGAAGAGGCGGAAAAGGAGCAGAGCCAGAAAACCGAAGAAAAGGAAGAGCAGCTGAAGACCCTCAAAGCTGAACTAAAGACTCACAAAGAAACGGAAGAGAGTGCGGACTCAAA GCTGCTGGAAAAGGTAAAGACTCTGTTGAGGCAGCACGATGAGCTAAAAAAGAGTGAGGCGGAATTCAAAGAGTCCTGTCGGACGGATCTGGCCAACCTACAGCAACAGATTGA TGAATTGGAAGCCTTTAGTGCCCAGGATGCGGAAGCTCAGGCAGCTGCCTTGGCAGGGGAAGAAAAGCGGCTCAAGGATCTGAGACTGAAGGTGGCCAAACGAAATCGCGGCATTGTGGCCATTGAACGGAAGCTGGACGCGATACCCGATCGCACAGAGCTGGCCCAGTACCAGCGACGCTTCCACGAACTCTACAACGAAATGAGTGGCAAGCACTTGGAAACAAAGCAATATTATATACTGTACAATACGCTGAACGACAAAAAGCGCTACCTGGAGAAGGAGCTGACGATGCTGAACTCCATCTGCGAGGCCTACAACGAGGGCATGATGAGTCCCCATGGACGTGAGGACTTTATACGGCAGTTCGAGACGATTGTGGATGGAGTGAAGAGTGCCCAGGACAAGGTGCGTCACAAGTACAACGAGGAGCGTATGCGACGAGACGAGCTGAATGAGGAATTGCAATCCCTGCTCGAACTCCAACGCCAGTATGCCTCGGCCGTCAAGCAACTCACCCGCGAGTGCCAGCGATgcgagcaactgcagcagcacctcAAGTCAATTAAAAGTAGGACACAGTCCTAG